A single genomic interval of Desulfarculaceae bacterium harbors:
- a CDS encoding iron-sulfur cluster assembly scaffold protein, translating to MSDNEHNEPAPGQFSEAFLAHALTPANVGMLPNPDGYARPKGSCGDFLELYLKVVDGKVADARFMTEGCLHTVACGSAMTSMIKGRELGDAAQLSAAEIENELGGLEKEHRHCAALAAATLKAAVRDHLKRKQAPWKNLYGRR from the coding sequence ATGTCAGACAATGAACACAACGAGCCCGCTCCGGGCCAATTTTCCGAGGCCTTCCTGGCCCACGCCCTCACTCCGGCCAACGTGGGCATGTTGCCCAACCCCGACGGCTACGCCCGCCCCAAGGGAAGCTGCGGCGACTTCTTGGAGCTGTACCTGAAGGTGGTGGACGGCAAGGTGGCCGACGCCCGTTTCATGACCGAGGGCTGTTTGCACACCGTGGCCTGCGGCAGCGCCATGACCAGCATGATCAAGGGCCGCGAACTGGGCGATGCGGCCCAGCTCAGCGCGGCGGAGATCGAGAACGAGCTGGGCGGCCTGGAAAAAGAGCATCGCCACTGCGCCGCCCTGGCCGCGGCCACCCTCAAGGCGGCGGTGCGCGACCACCTCAAGCGCAAGCAGGCTCCCTGGAAGAACCTCTACGGTCGCCGCTAG
- a CDS encoding cytochrome c: protein MLKRILVMLLVLSFLGAGLGVALASGGKGNSRKGKYLYRKNCRVCHVENGKAKELSPISKTQAQWKTTFADAKKLPCAAEWAKLSDKDITDIYAYLWGHAKDSPSPAKCK from the coding sequence ATGTTGAAACGAATTTTGGTGATGCTGTTGGTCCTGAGCTTCCTCGGCGCCGGCCTGGGCGTGGCCCTGGCCTCCGGTGGCAAGGGCAACTCCCGCAAGGGCAAGTACCTCTACCGCAAAAACTGCCGCGTCTGTCACGTGGAAAACGGCAAGGCCAAGGAGCTGAGCCCCATCAGCAAGACCCAGGCCCAGTGGAAGACCACCTTTGCCGACGCCAAAAAGCTGCCCTGCGCGGCCGAATGGGCCAAGCTATCGGACAAGGACATCACCGACATCTACGCCTACCTCTGGGGTCACGCCAAGGATTCGCCTTCCCCGGCCAAATGCAAGTAG
- a CDS encoding HAMP domain-containing protein yields MRPRLTSLRQRLLIFLLLPVALLLVGLGGFGFYYARQSLLDSWRESAMLSLERAAHAIDMRLAQPEDAVELINSLSSQAPTNPQEWETQLAKLPGVDRVRMELTGLEPPAALGPEGSPLPRRGRGQAMGQGMDGAGQGMGYGMGPMRFHRVEVAKVTSPRLDTTSGRETVTMVFDLVSEDKKPMARLEIVVRFAHLLEDLNALNWWRSDNVYLVDRTGRVLARGAEAVPLGGSLGSGGDAFRLDVLSALLTHNKGTVMSGGHPAKEVAGFYRLSRAPWTLVLIARGEAVLGPVTDFLRAFALASLVCIGLVLLIIFTVTGRVAGSVRQVCQAAVQVAQGNYQRVPTPHSRDEFFRLARHFNTMVAGLKEKDHIRDTFGRYVDPGVARRLMSRPEATNLGGEKRQVAIMMTDVRGYTALCETLSPEETIAVINRYLSRIIEVIQRHEGIIVDFLGDAVLAFFDSLEDGIEVAVQRAVCCALELQEATAEFNREAAEQGRTQLETGIGLNAGEVVVGNIGSAKRTKYGIVGGPVNLTQRIQSTAEGGEIVISQEVCDRLPSEVQVGRSFKVKPKGLEREIALFVLTGSASCGVLQPEPLASPPVNN; encoded by the coding sequence TTGCGTCCACGCCTGACCAGCCTGCGTCAGCGCCTGCTGATTTTCCTGCTCCTGCCCGTGGCCCTGCTCTTGGTGGGCCTGGGCGGGTTCGGCTTTTACTATGCCCGCCAAAGCCTTTTGGACTCCTGGCGTGAGTCGGCCATGCTCAGCCTGGAGCGGGCGGCCCACGCCATCGACATGCGCCTGGCCCAGCCCGAGGACGCGGTGGAGCTGATCAACAGCCTTTCCAGCCAGGCCCCCACCAACCCCCAGGAATGGGAAACCCAGCTGGCCAAGCTGCCCGGAGTGGACCGGGTACGCATGGAGCTGACCGGCCTGGAGCCTCCCGCCGCCCTGGGCCCGGAGGGCTCGCCCTTGCCCCGGCGGGGCAGGGGCCAGGCCATGGGCCAAGGCATGGACGGGGCTGGCCAGGGCATGGGCTATGGCATGGGCCCCATGCGCTTCCACCGGGTGGAGGTGGCCAAGGTGACCAGCCCCCGCCTGGACACCACCTCGGGCCGCGAGACGGTGACCATGGTCTTCGACCTGGTGAGCGAGGACAAGAAGCCCATGGCCCGCCTGGAGATCGTGGTGCGCTTCGCCCACCTGCTGGAGGACCTCAATGCCCTCAACTGGTGGCGGAGCGACAACGTGTATCTGGTGGACCGCACCGGACGGGTGCTGGCCCGGGGAGCCGAGGCGGTGCCCCTGGGGGGCAGCCTGGGTAGCGGGGGCGATGCCTTCCGCCTGGATGTGCTGTCAGCCCTGCTGACCCACAACAAGGGCACGGTGATGAGCGGGGGCCACCCGGCCAAGGAAGTGGCCGGTTTTTACCGCCTGAGCCGGGCGCCATGGACCCTGGTGCTCATCGCGCGGGGCGAGGCGGTGCTGGGGCCGGTCACCGACTTTCTCAGGGCCTTTGCCCTGGCCTCCCTGGTGTGCATCGGCCTGGTGCTTCTCATCATCTTCACGGTCACCGGCCGGGTGGCCGGTTCGGTGCGCCAGGTGTGCCAGGCCGCGGTGCAGGTGGCCCAGGGCAACTACCAGCGGGTGCCCACCCCCCACAGCCGCGACGAGTTCTTCCGCCTGGCCCGCCACTTCAACACCATGGTGGCCGGGCTCAAGGAAAAGGACCACATCCGAGACACCTTTGGCCGCTACGTGGACCCCGGGGTGGCCCGCAGGCTCATGAGCCGGCCCGAGGCAACCAACCTGGGCGGCGAGAAGCGCCAGGTGGCCATCATGATGACCGACGTGCGCGGCTACACCGCCCTGTGCGAAACGCTCAGCCCGGAAGAGACCATCGCGGTGATCAACCGCTACCTCTCGCGCATCATCGAGGTGATCCAGCGCCACGAGGGCATCATCGTGGACTTTTTGGGCGATGCGGTGCTGGCCTTTTTCGACAGCCTGGAGGACGGCATCGAAGTGGCGGTGCAGCGCGCGGTGTGCTGCGCCCTGGAGCTGCAAGAGGCCACGGCCGAGTTCAACCGCGAGGCGGCTGAGCAGGGCCGCACCCAGCTGGAGACCGGCATCGGGCTCAACGCCGGCGAGGTGGTGGTGGGCAACATAGGCTCGGCCAAGCGCACCAAGTACGGCATCGTGGGCGGGCCGGTCAACCTGACCCAGCGCATCCAGTCCACGGCCGAGGGCGGCGAGATCGTCATCTCACAGGAGGTGTGCGACCGGCTGCCTTCCGAGGTCCAGGTGGGGCGCAGCTTCAAGGTGAAGCCCAAAGGCCTGGAGCGCGAGATCGCACTTTTCGTGCTCACCGGCTCCGCCTCCTGCGGGGTGCTCCAGCCCGAGCCCCTGGCCTCGCCCCCTGTTAACAATTAA
- a CDS encoding (2Fe-2S)-binding protein yields the protein MLNLTIDGKQVQAEPGWTLLDTARQNHIDIPTLCYHEAVEPFGACRLCVVELKVGDNSRLVASCVYPAEEGLEVHTMSEKVKNVRRWILEMLLSECPASEAVREMAAEYGVESTRFEVKNPEEECILCGLCARTCSQVVGANAISTVGRGPSKKIGAPYMIPGDDCIACGTCLTVCPTGAMRARFDQVRGVPAVVMARSGK from the coding sequence ATGTTGAATCTGACCATAGACGGCAAACAAGTCCAGGCCGAACCGGGCTGGACCCTGTTGGACACGGCCCGCCAGAACCATATAGACATACCCACCCTGTGCTACCACGAGGCGGTGGAGCCCTTCGGGGCCTGCCGGCTGTGCGTGGTGGAGCTCAAGGTGGGCGACAACTCACGCCTGGTGGCCTCCTGCGTGTACCCGGCCGAAGAGGGCCTGGAGGTGCACACCATGAGCGAGAAGGTGAAGAACGTGCGCCGCTGGATTTTGGAGATGCTCCTGTCCGAGTGTCCGGCCAGCGAGGCGGTGCGCGAAATGGCGGCGGAATACGGCGTGGAGAGCACCCGCTTCGAGGTGAAGAACCCGGAGGAAGAGTGCATCCTCTGCGGGCTGTGCGCCCGCACCTGCTCCCAGGTGGTGGGAGCCAACGCCATCAGCACGGTGGGCCGGGGCCCGAGCAAGAAAATCGGCGCCCCCTACATGATTCCCGGCGATGACTGCATTGCCTGCGGCACCTGCCTGACCGTATGCCCCACCGGGGCCATGCGGGCCCGTTTCGATCAGGTGCGCGGGGTTCCCGCCGTGGTCATGGCCCGGTCCGGCAAGTAA
- a CDS encoding hydrogenase iron-sulfur subunit — protein sequence MAENSKIGVFLCECGRRIAPLVDLKDLSAKLTADPLVDYVAIEPFTCMAPGIEQVTKAVEEQGLSRVVIAGCEARVLLKKFQEELAATGLEEGQIDMVNLRGHVAQVSDLSPEDKAAKGFKLIKAAAAGLDALTPSEKEAVDFKGPVMILGGGIATYSAAQELSRRQIDCIIAVSTDEWEDEIRMLHEHYPGERHYYDRMENIMREVDESEHVRRITVGELTSVSGRTGEYLVTFSDPMGGPPRVYEAGAIIAALDGQMLNQGTNFGHDGRNVICHTEAEEMLWTTGVPEGRVLFWINDYEAGHPEYAYLASRAAWSMARYMRERSPLTTVTVLYNHQMPVPLSAGERVASRNLGISWVPYDGALRPTVQAGYVTYCDPEDHTEQEMPWDRLILSPRRSVGHEATKVAHVLGLEHVEGHFLEPHKQRVRPEMVGRAEAFLAGSARYPCDLHEALRQGRRAASKTAEMVEKAAQGDLYAPRMVCTVDQSKCIGCGLCKEICDCGGIEPVEGHGGNIPRHVDPMVCTGGGTCAAACPYHALTLQNNTTNQREARVSTLAASLAPEEVLAFGCAWGGLAAADNAGVKGLKYDPRMYMLRVGCIGQLDPSVMARAFLEGANSLLLIGCPPEECHHSYGLDHTWSRVNLIKKLLHLCGFDRRRIALAHADLNSPEEYIHTVESFVAQMAELGPIERTPENLEKLAGLYATVNNARVRWVLGATLRRPWEEVYPGNQRNALAFDRDMMGVVSEEFIKSRVANLLRDTQKPYQLHELASALKAEEKPLMESIREMVGEGVIGRTHKDGKAHYMLRA from the coding sequence ATGGCTGAAAATTCCAAGATAGGCGTCTTCCTCTGCGAGTGCGGCCGCCGCATCGCTCCCTTGGTGGACTTAAAGGACCTCTCCGCCAAGCTGACGGCCGATCCCCTGGTGGACTACGTGGCCATCGAGCCCTTCACCTGCATGGCCCCCGGCATCGAGCAGGTGACCAAGGCGGTGGAGGAGCAGGGCCTGAGCCGGGTGGTCATCGCCGGCTGCGAGGCCCGGGTGCTGCTCAAGAAGTTCCAGGAAGAGCTGGCCGCCACCGGCCTGGAGGAGGGCCAGATCGACATGGTCAACCTCCGGGGCCACGTGGCCCAGGTTTCGGATCTGAGCCCCGAGGACAAGGCGGCCAAGGGCTTCAAGCTCATCAAGGCCGCGGCCGCGGGCCTGGACGCCCTGACTCCCAGCGAGAAGGAAGCGGTGGACTTCAAGGGCCCGGTGATGATTCTGGGCGGAGGCATCGCCACCTACAGCGCGGCCCAGGAGCTGAGCCGCCGGCAGATAGATTGCATCATCGCGGTGAGCACCGACGAGTGGGAAGACGAGATCCGCATGCTGCACGAGCACTATCCCGGCGAGCGCCACTACTACGACCGCATGGAAAACATCATGCGCGAAGTGGACGAGAGCGAGCATGTGCGGCGCATCACCGTGGGCGAACTGACCTCGGTCAGCGGGCGCACCGGCGAGTATTTGGTCACCTTCAGCGACCCCATGGGCGGCCCGCCCCGGGTCTATGAAGCCGGGGCCATCATCGCCGCGCTGGACGGACAGATGCTCAACCAGGGCACCAACTTCGGCCACGACGGCCGCAACGTGATCTGCCACACCGAGGCCGAGGAGATGCTCTGGACCACCGGCGTGCCCGAGGGCAGGGTGCTCTTCTGGATCAACGACTACGAGGCCGGACATCCCGAGTATGCCTACCTGGCCTCCCGCGCGGCCTGGTCCATGGCCCGCTACATGCGCGAGCGCTCCCCGCTCACCACGGTGACGGTGCTCTACAACCACCAGATGCCGGTGCCCCTGTCGGCCGGCGAGAGGGTGGCCAGCCGCAACCTGGGCATCTCCTGGGTGCCCTACGACGGCGCGCTCAGGCCCACGGTGCAGGCGGGCTACGTCACCTACTGCGACCCCGAGGACCACACCGAGCAGGAGATGCCCTGGGACCGCCTGATCCTCAGCCCCCGCCGCTCGGTGGGCCACGAGGCCACCAAGGTGGCCCACGTGTTGGGTCTGGAGCACGTGGAGGGTCACTTCCTGGAGCCCCACAAGCAGCGGGTGCGTCCGGAGATGGTGGGCCGGGCCGAAGCCTTCTTGGCCGGCAGCGCCCGCTACCCCTGCGACCTGCACGAGGCCCTGCGCCAAGGCCGCCGGGCGGCCAGCAAGACCGCCGAGATGGTGGAAAAGGCCGCCCAGGGCGACCTGTACGCCCCGCGCATGGTCTGCACCGTGGACCAATCCAAGTGCATCGGCTGCGGCCTGTGCAAGGAGATCTGCGACTGCGGCGGCATCGAGCCGGTGGAAGGTCATGGCGGCAACATCCCCCGTCACGTGGACCCCATGGTCTGCACCGGCGGCGGCACCTGCGCGGCGGCCTGCCCTTATCACGCCCTGACCCTGCAGAACAACACCACCAACCAGCGCGAGGCCCGGGTGTCCACCCTGGCCGCCTCGCTGGCCCCGGAAGAGGTGTTGGCATTTGGCTGCGCCTGGGGCGGCCTGGCCGCGGCGGACAACGCCGGGGTCAAGGGCCTCAAGTACGACCCGCGCATGTACATGCTGCGGGTGGGCTGCATCGGCCAGCTCGACCCCTCGGTGATGGCCCGCGCCTTCCTGGAGGGGGCTAACAGCCTCCTGCTGATCGGCTGCCCGCCCGAGGAGTGTCACCACTCCTACGGCCTGGACCACACCTGGAGCCGGGTGAACCTGATCAAGAAGCTGTTGCACCTGTGCGGCTTCGACCGGCGGCGCATCGCCTTGGCCCACGCGGACCTCAACAGCCCCGAGGAGTACATCCACACCGTGGAGAGCTTCGTGGCCCAGATGGCCGAGCTGGGGCCCATCGAGCGCACCCCCGAGAACCTGGAGAAGCTGGCCGGGCTCTACGCCACGGTCAACAACGCCCGGGTGCGTTGGGTCCTGGGCGCCACCCTGCGGCGTCCCTGGGAGGAGGTCTACCCCGGCAACCAGCGCAACGCCCTGGCCTTTGACCGCGACATGATGGGCGTGGTCAGCGAGGAGTTCATCAAGAGCCGGGTGGCCAACCTGCTGCGCGACACCCAGAAGCCCTACCAGCTGCACGAGCTGGCCTCCGCCCTCAAGGCGGAGGAGAAGCCGCTCATGGAGAGCATCCGCGAGATGGTGGGCGAAGGCGTCATCGGCCGCACCCACAAGGACGGCAAGGCCCACTACATGCTGCGCGCCTGA